A stretch of the Rhizobium leguminosarum genome encodes the following:
- a CDS encoding epoxide hydrolase family protein — protein MTDLEKTHQSVASSILQTPTRRELLAATTAAGAISLLPRTLRAAVPSNAIRPFRANIPAEQLVELRQRILATRWPEKETVADHSQGVPLATMRDLTRYWATDYDWRKGEAKLNAFPQFITEIDGLDIHFIHVRSKNPNALPLVINHGWPGSVIEQLKIIEPLTNPTAYGGNEADAFHVVIPSMPGYGFSAKPTSTGWGPERMGRAWAELMKRLGYDRYVAQGGDWGAFVVDQMGLQKPAGLLAIHTNMPGVVPADIDKATLAGEPPPSGLSAEEKRAYEQLLFTYKHVAIYKTMAERPQTLYGLADSPVALAAYMLDHGDGGGQPAAAVLEALDRHESVSGELTRDEILDNVTLYWLTNTGVSASRLYWEYKGGFFNAKGVSIPVAVTVFPGEQYQAPRSWTEQAYPNLIYYNMVDKGGHFAAWEQPQIFAQELRAAFRSLR, from the coding sequence ATGACCGATCTGGAGAAGACGCATCAGAGCGTCGCATCATCAATACTGCAAACGCCGACACGGCGCGAACTGCTCGCCGCGACGACGGCCGCAGGCGCCATCAGCCTGCTCCCCCGGACGTTGCGCGCGGCCGTCCCCAGCAACGCGATCCGCCCCTTCCGTGCCAACATTCCGGCGGAACAACTCGTCGAGCTGCGCCAGCGCATCCTCGCCACTCGCTGGCCCGAGAAGGAGACCGTCGCGGATCACTCCCAGGGCGTACCGCTCGCGACGATGCGGGATCTCACCCGCTATTGGGCTACAGACTACGACTGGCGCAAGGGAGAGGCGAAACTGAACGCCTTTCCGCAGTTCATTACCGAGATCGACGGGCTGGACATTCACTTCATCCACGTTCGTTCGAAGAACCCCAATGCGCTTCCATTGGTCATTAACCACGGATGGCCGGGCTCGGTCATCGAGCAGTTGAAGATCATCGAGCCGCTCACCAATCCCACCGCCTATGGCGGGAACGAAGCGGATGCCTTCCACGTCGTGATCCCGTCGATGCCGGGCTATGGCTTCTCGGCCAAGCCGACGAGCACCGGCTGGGGTCCCGAACGCATGGGCCGAGCCTGGGCGGAACTGATGAAGCGCCTCGGCTACGACCGCTATGTTGCCCAGGGCGGTGACTGGGGCGCGTTTGTCGTCGACCAGATGGGCTTGCAGAAACCTGCAGGATTGCTCGCCATCCACACAAATATGCCCGGGGTGGTTCCGGCAGACATCGATAAGGCGACTTTGGCTGGTGAGCCGCCACCATCCGGTCTCTCAGCCGAGGAAAAACGCGCCTACGAGCAGCTCCTCTTCACGTACAAGCATGTGGCAATTTACAAGACGATGGCCGAACGGCCCCAGACCTTGTACGGCCTTGCAGATTCTCCCGTCGCTCTCGCCGCCTATATGCTCGACCATGGCGACGGTGGCGGCCAGCCCGCAGCGGCGGTTCTCGAGGCTCTGGACCGACACGAGAGCGTCTCCGGCGAACTGACCCGGGACGAAATCCTCGATAACGTCACGCTTTATTGGCTGACGAACACTGGCGTCTCTGCGTCGCGGCTCTATTGGGAATATAAAGGCGGCTTTTTCAACGCCAAAGGCGTCTCCATTCCCGTGGCCGTGACCGTCTTCCCCGGCGAGCAATATCAGGCCCCACGCAGTTGGACCGAGCAGGCCTATCCTAACCTCATCTACTATAACATGGTCGACAAGGGCGGCCACTTCGCCGCCTGGGAGCAGCCACAGATTTTTGCTCAGGAACTCAGGGCGGCGTTCAGATCACTGCGCTGA
- a CDS encoding isochorismatase family cysteine hydrolase, translating into MSKPNYSKQTTALLLVDPYNDFLSEGGKVYPRLKPVADEVGLLDNLRRLDRAIRAAGIQVAIAPHRRWEPGDYEDWDHPNPTQQRIMHQHQFARGEWGGEWHPDFAPKPGDIVAKEHWGQSGFANTDLDFRLKQKGITHVIVVGLLANTCIDTTARFAMELGYHVTLVRDATAAFSHELMHAAHDLSAPTFAHAILTTAEVIAALPKA; encoded by the coding sequence ATGTCAAAGCCGAATTACAGCAAGCAAACGACCGCCTTACTCCTCGTCGATCCCTACAACGACTTCCTGTCCGAGGGCGGAAAGGTTTATCCACGCCTCAAGCCGGTCGCAGATGAGGTCGGTCTTCTCGACAACCTCCGCCGGTTGGATCGCGCCATCCGCGCGGCCGGCATTCAGGTGGCCATCGCTCCGCACCGGCGGTGGGAGCCGGGTGACTATGAGGATTGGGATCATCCCAACCCCACCCAACAACGGATCATGCACCAGCACCAGTTCGCGCGCGGCGAATGGGGCGGCGAATGGCACCCGGATTTTGCGCCGAAGCCAGGCGACATCGTCGCCAAGGAACATTGGGGGCAAAGCGGCTTCGCCAACACCGACCTGGATTTCCGATTGAAGCAGAAGGGGATCACTCACGTGATCGTGGTCGGACTGCTGGCAAATACCTGCATCGATACCACCGCTCGTTTCGCCATGGAACTCGGCTATCACGTGACCCTGGTCCGCGATGCGACGGCCGCTTTTTCGCATGAATTGATGCATGCCGCACACGACCTGAGCGCGCCGACCTTCGCCCATGCTATACTGACGACCGCCGAAGTGATTGCAGCCTTGCCCAAGGCGTAA
- a CDS encoding winged helix-turn-helix transcriptional regulator, which translates to MTAVVGDRWTVLILRELFMHSHRFEEIQAQTGGTPQMVAARLKKLAEDGLVERRRYTERPPRYEYHLTEKGGAFYPVILALRAWGETWCKLPDEGRAINYLHRTCGEPAGLGPVCEGCGQTLRRDDLIADPSPAYQAERQARWAAFKALS; encoded by the coding sequence ATGACGGCAGTTGTCGGCGATCGCTGGACCGTGCTGATCCTGCGTGAACTGTTCATGCACAGTCATCGATTTGAGGAAATCCAGGCCCAGACCGGCGGAACACCGCAAATGGTCGCGGCGCGCCTGAAGAAGCTGGCGGAGGACGGCCTTGTCGAGCGCCGTCGTTACACAGAGCGGCCGCCGCGCTACGAATACCATCTGACCGAGAAGGGCGGGGCTTTCTACCCGGTCATTCTGGCTCTACGGGCATGGGGGGAAACATGGTGCAAGTTGCCTGACGAGGGCCGGGCCATCAATTATCTGCACCGCACATGCGGCGAGCCCGCAGGGCTCGGTCCCGTTTGCGAAGGCTGCGGCCAGACGCTGCGCCGCGACGACCTGATCGCCGACCCGAGTCCTGCATACCAGGCCGAACGCCAAGCGCGGTGGGCGGCGTTTAAGGCGCTATCTTGA
- a CDS encoding sugar transferase → MGLKRAVDFFLALAVSMILLVPILIVALCVRLTSPGPILYWSKRVGRFNQIFLMPKFRSMRVDTPTVATHLLEDPDRFLTPIGSFLRKSSLDELPQLWCILKGKISFVGPRPALYNQDDLIELRTAHGVDKLPPGLTGWAQINGRDELPIPEKVKFDVEYLERRSFGFDMRVLFLTAGKVIRRKGIRH, encoded by the coding sequence ATGGGTTTGAAAAGGGCGGTGGATTTTTTCCTGGCTTTGGCTGTTTCGATGATCCTGCTGGTTCCGATCCTTATCGTCGCTCTTTGTGTTCGCCTCACTTCGCCGGGACCCATCCTCTATTGGTCAAAACGTGTCGGCCGTTTCAATCAGATCTTCCTGATGCCGAAATTCCGTAGCATGCGCGTCGACACACCAACGGTTGCCACGCATCTGCTCGAAGACCCGGATCGGTTTTTGACACCCATCGGCTCGTTTTTGCGCAAATCCAGCCTCGACGAATTGCCGCAACTCTGGTGCATTCTCAAGGGGAAAATTAGTTTTGTCGGACCACGACCAGCCCTCTACAATCAGGATGATCTGATCGAGTTGCGGACGGCCCACGGCGTCGACAAGTTGCCGCCCGGATTGACGGGATGGGCGCAGATCAACGGCCGTGACGAGTTGCCGATTCCAGAAAAGGTAAAATTCGACGTCGAATATCTCGAGCGGCGTTCATTCGGCTTCGACATGCGCGTCCTGTTCCTGACCGCAGGGAAGGTTATCCGCCGAAAGGGAATACGGCATTAA
- a CDS encoding polysaccharide biosynthesis protein codes for MPDNTPTETSRSAWFLMPMQALVTPLLAMPRVAKRALALLVDSSFCVLTIWLAYCFRLNEWTVLTGVQWLPVLVSLCMALPIFIVMGMYRAIFRYANLAAFIAVLKAIAIYGLAFMTIFTALSVPGVPRTVGILQPFLLLIAIGLSRLGIRYWLGDAYQRILNKNTVAKVLIYGAGNAGRQLAAALSNNAELNVVGYLDDDPRLKGGIMGGLPIYDPSDLPMLAEALGVHNVLLALPSASRQRRNEILELIRKARVNVRTLPDLTALAQGRVTVSDIRELEIEDLLGREAVAPRQELLDKAMRNKVVMVTGAGGSIGGELCRQILRNGPSSLILIDQNEFALYNIHAELQKLAELYEHKNLQIPILCSVRDQDRMEHIIQSWQPQTLYHAAAYKHVPLVEHNAVEGIKNNVMGTLVTARAASKCGVANFVLISTDKAVRPTNVMGASKRLAEMVLQALSAELMADRLRTNFSMVRFGNVLGSSGSVVPLFRQQIKEGGPVTLTHPDITRYFMTISEASQLVIQAGAMGEGGDVFLLDMGEPVRIADLARKMVELSGLTVRDETNPEGDIELSVTGLRPGEKLYEELLIGDNPETTEHPRIMKAREDFLFWPELLKRLNSLNGALDRYDMIAARATLAELVSGYSSTGEVSDLAFTGAETNTAA; via the coding sequence ATGCCTGACAATACGCCCACTGAGACGTCGCGCTCAGCATGGTTCTTGATGCCGATGCAAGCGCTCGTCACCCCTCTGCTGGCGATGCCGCGGGTTGCCAAACGCGCTCTGGCTTTGCTGGTGGATTCCAGCTTTTGCGTTCTGACGATCTGGCTGGCCTATTGCTTCCGCCTGAACGAGTGGACTGTTTTGACCGGCGTACAGTGGTTGCCGGTCTTGGTTTCCTTGTGCATGGCACTGCCGATCTTCATCGTCATGGGCATGTATCGGGCGATCTTCCGCTATGCGAATTTGGCCGCCTTCATCGCCGTCCTGAAGGCCATTGCGATCTACGGCCTCGCCTTCATGACGATATTTACGGCGCTCAGCGTGCCTGGCGTTCCGAGAACCGTCGGTATTCTTCAGCCTTTCCTGCTGCTGATCGCGATCGGCCTGTCGAGGCTGGGTATCCGTTATTGGCTTGGGGACGCTTACCAGCGTATCCTCAACAAGAATACGGTCGCTAAGGTGCTGATCTACGGCGCGGGGAACGCCGGGCGGCAATTGGCCGCCGCCTTGAGCAACAATGCCGAACTCAATGTCGTCGGCTATCTCGATGACGATCCGCGCCTCAAGGGCGGCATCATGGGTGGATTGCCGATTTACGATCCTTCGGATCTTCCGATGCTCGCCGAAGCTCTGGGCGTGCACAATGTGCTTCTTGCTCTTCCCTCCGCGTCACGGCAGCGTCGCAACGAAATCCTGGAGCTTATCCGCAAAGCCAGGGTGAATGTCCGCACGCTGCCGGATCTCACGGCGCTGGCTCAGGGACGGGTCACCGTCTCCGATATCCGTGAGCTGGAGATCGAAGATCTGCTCGGGAGGGAAGCCGTCGCACCACGCCAAGAGTTGCTCGACAAGGCAATGCGCAACAAGGTGGTGATGGTCACCGGCGCCGGCGGCTCGATCGGCGGCGAGTTATGCCGCCAGATTCTGCGCAACGGACCTTCCAGCCTGATCCTCATCGATCAGAACGAATTCGCGCTATATAATATTCATGCCGAATTGCAGAAGTTGGCCGAACTCTACGAGCATAAAAATCTGCAAATTCCAATCCTCTGTTCCGTCCGCGATCAGGATCGCATGGAGCATATCATCCAGAGCTGGCAACCTCAGACGCTCTATCATGCCGCCGCTTACAAGCATGTGCCCCTTGTCGAACATAATGCCGTAGAAGGCATCAAGAACAACGTCATGGGTACGCTGGTCACGGCACGCGCGGCGAGTAAATGCGGCGTGGCGAATTTCGTGCTGATCAGTACGGACAAGGCCGTGCGCCCGACAAATGTGATGGGCGCCAGCAAGAGGCTGGCGGAGATGGTTCTGCAGGCGCTCTCAGCAGAATTAATGGCCGACAGACTGCGAACGAATTTTTCCATGGTCCGCTTCGGAAACGTCCTTGGCTCCTCCGGATCCGTCGTGCCGCTTTTCAGGCAGCAGATCAAGGAAGGCGGCCCTGTTACGCTGACACATCCCGATATAACCCGCTATTTCATGACCATTTCGGAAGCCTCGCAGCTCGTCATCCAGGCAGGCGCGATGGGCGAGGGTGGCGATGTTTTCCTCCTCGATATGGGCGAGCCGGTTCGCATTGCAGATCTCGCCCGCAAGATGGTGGAGTTGTCCGGGTTGACCGTCCGCGACGAGACCAATCCCGAAGGGGATATCGAGCTTTCCGTTACCGGTCTCAGGCCCGGTGAGAAGCTTTATGAAGAACTGCTGATCGGGGATAATCCGGAAACAACCGAACATCCCCGGATCATGAAGGCGCGTGAGGATTTCCTGTTCTGGCCGGAGCTTTTGAAAAGGCTCAACTCGCTGAATGGGGCATTGGATCGGTACGATATGATCGCTGCCCGTGCGACATTGGCTGAGCTTGTTTCCGGTTACTCGTCAACGGGCGAGGTCTCGGATCTCGCTTTCACCGGCGCCGAAACCAATACGGCCGCCTGA
- a CDS encoding PDZ domain-containing protein, translated as MVLKNSYRAFRALIVVAHIASPFAGVHFAFAATPPAGHAKSGPMISKALDALLLPINKGVIKKFKLDKGAHGVLVLSVKPGGVADKQGIKPGDVLAEVQGHKVHKPIDVDVAVRRQLKAGHSDMSFNVARGGAVIAVAATITVESYNETIAVSEVSSWESDTTESSSSYEEYVSSESTEIETSEESEEATVEEDLTQDESADADSSDDADDSSDDSDDSSDDSSDDSGDEGDSG; from the coding sequence ATGGTCTTGAAGAATTCGTATCGTGCCTTTCGTGCATTGATCGTTGTCGCGCATATTGCTTCTCCCTTTGCCGGAGTTCACTTTGCCTTCGCGGCAACCCCGCCGGCCGGCCATGCGAAATCCGGGCCAATGATATCCAAGGCGCTCGATGCGCTGCTGCTGCCGATCAACAAGGGCGTGATCAAGAAGTTCAAGCTCGACAAAGGTGCGCATGGCGTTCTGGTGCTTTCCGTCAAGCCCGGCGGTGTTGCCGACAAGCAGGGGATCAAGCCAGGCGATGTTCTCGCTGAAGTTCAGGGCCACAAGGTTCATAAGCCAATCGACGTCGATGTCGCCGTGCGCCGCCAGTTGAAGGCCGGCCATTCCGACATGTCCTTCAACGTCGCACGTGGCGGGGCGGTGATCGCCGTTGCTGCGACTATCACTGTCGAGTCCTACAACGAAACGATCGCGGTGAGCGAGGTCTCCAGCTGGGAGAGTGACACGACGGAAAGCTCGTCATCCTACGAGGAATATGTTTCCTCGGAATCGACGGAAATCGAGACTTCCGAAGAGAGCGAGGAGGCGACGGTCGAAGAGGACCTCACTCAGGACGAGTCGGCTGACGCTGATTCCAGCGACGATGCGGATGACAGCAGCGACGACAGCGACGACAGCTCGGACGACAGCTCGGACGATTCGGGTGATGAAGGCGATAGCGGCTGA
- a CDS encoding DUF2934 domain-containing protein, with amino-acid sequence MENPARRKRKTSETKADGARPEFPSADARGLKRARQVANETDKQSGGSPAASREEQIRKRAYSLWEKGGRPEGQHRHHWTLAKHELDARGETGNPPNLAALREASREHTDAFLVKTDLEDADQREASPGTREQS; translated from the coding sequence ATGGAAAACCCAGCACGACGCAAACGCAAGACAAGCGAAACTAAGGCAGACGGCGCCCGGCCGGAATTTCCATCCGCGGACGCGCGCGGACTGAAGAGAGCTCGGCAAGTCGCAAACGAAACCGACAAACAGAGCGGCGGGTCGCCGGCGGCCAGCCGCGAGGAGCAAATTCGGAAAAGAGCATATTCCCTCTGGGAGAAGGGAGGCAGGCCGGAAGGCCAGCACCGGCATCACTGGACCTTGGCCAAGCATGAACTCGATGCACGGGGCGAGACCGGAAATCCTCCAAATCTCGCGGCACTGCGAGAGGCCTCGCGCGAACATACCGATGCATTCCTCGTCAAAACGGACCTCGAAGATGCCGATCAACGCGAAGCCTCCCCCGGCACGCGCGAGCAGAGTTGA
- a CDS encoding IS5-like element ISRl2 family transposase, whose protein sequence is MGWTDFTRRQYARRTVRYASDLTDREWGLISPCLPGPRRLGRPRSTDLREVVNALLYIATTGCQWRMMPRDFPPFTTVQSYFYEWRATGLWGRINHHLVMEARDLEGREASPSAGVIDSQSVKTTESGGISGYDAGKKIKGRKRHIVVDTLGLMVGLMVHSADIQDRDGAPAVLKTILKRWPWLRHIFADGGYAGPKLRGALQKIAAFTLQIVKRTDKAKGFEVLPRRWVVERTFAWLGRCRRLAKDWEKSVASAEAWVTIAHIRVLTRRLARYGYR, encoded by the coding sequence ATGGGCTGGACTGATTTCACCCGTCGGCAATATGCCCGACGCACAGTGCGGTATGCAAGCGATCTGACGGACCGGGAGTGGGGATTGATCTCGCCTTGCCTGCCTGGACCGAGGCGGTTGGGCAGGCCGCGCAGTACCGATCTTCGCGAGGTCGTGAATGCGTTGCTTTACATCGCCACGACGGGGTGCCAGTGGCGGATGATGCCCAGAGATTTTCCACCTTTTACAACTGTGCAGTCCTATTTCTATGAATGGCGAGCGACAGGGTTATGGGGTCGGATCAACCATCATCTTGTGATGGAGGCGCGTGACTTGGAAGGTCGGGAAGCCTCGCCGTCTGCGGGCGTGATCGACAGTCAAAGCGTGAAAACCACGGAAAGCGGCGGAATTTCGGGCTATGACGCGGGCAAGAAGATAAAGGGACGCAAGCGTCATATCGTCGTCGACACGCTCGGACTGATGGTCGGCCTCATGGTTCACAGCGCCGATATTCAGGATCGCGACGGCGCGCCTGCGGTTCTCAAAACCATTCTCAAGCGCTGGCCGTGGCTGAGACATATCTTCGCCGATGGTGGTTATGCCGGACCGAAGCTGAGGGGCGCACTGCAAAAGATCGCTGCGTTCACTCTCCAGATCGTCAAGCGGACCGACAAGGCCAAGGGCTTCGAGGTTCTGCCGCGTCGCTGGGTAGTGGAGCGCACCTTCGCATGGCTTGGCAGATGCCGACGATTGGCGAAGGATTGGGAAAAGTCCGTCGCCTCAGCCGAGGCCTGGGTCACTATCGCCCACATCCGGGTCCTGACACGACGCTTGGCAAGGTACGGATATCGTTGA